In a genomic window of Quercus lobata isolate SW786 chromosome 4, ValleyOak3.0 Primary Assembly, whole genome shotgun sequence:
- the LOC115987120 gene encoding pectinesterase 2-like — MALRALIAPLFVSLFLSLTILGYSQADIKKWCSQTPNPEPCEYFLSQKLNYHSPIKQESDFFTISKQLALERVLKAQSNIISLGPKSKNAREKAAWADCLELYEYTHYRLNKTIDPNVKCSQTDAQTWLSTALTNLETCRAGFIEVGVPDNLLPLMSNNVSKLISNALSLNKVPYTVPSYKHGFPTWVKPGDRKLLQSSSSPKANIVVAQDGSGNYKTIKEAISAASSQSGSGRFVIYVKAGTYKENVEIKLKNIMLVGDGIGKTIITGSKSVGGGSTTFNSATIAVVGDGFIARDITIRNTAGAANHQAVALRSGSDLSVFYRCSLEGYQDTLYVHSQRQFYRECDIYGTVDFIFGNAAVVLQNCKIYARYPPNKTNTLTAQGRTDPNQNTGISIHDCTVKAASDLMSSQSSVKTYLGRPWKKYSRTVFMKTYLDSLIAPAGWKEWSGNFALNTLYYGEYANTGPGSSTANRVNWPGYHVITSASIASQYTVANFISGGSWLPVTNVPYTVDL; from the exons ATGGCACTTCGAGCATTGATTGCACCTCTATTTGTGTCTCTTTTTCTGTCTCTAACCATTCTTGGTTACTCTCAAGCAGATATTAAAAAATGGTGCAGCCAAACCCCAAACCCTGAGCCATGTGAGTATTTTTTAAGCCAGAAGCTTAATTACCACAGCCCCATCAAGCAAGAGTCCGATTTTTTCACAATCTCAAAGCAACTAGCACTAGAACGTGTCCTAAAAGCTCAAAGTAACATAATTTCACTAGGGCCCAAGAGCAAAAATGCTCGTGAAAAGGCTGCATGGGCAGATTGCCTTGAGCTTTATGAGTATACCCACTACAGGCTTAACAAAACCATTGACCCTAATGTCAAGTGCAGCCAAACCGATGCTCAAACATGGCTCAGCACGGCGCTAACCAACCTTGAGACTTGTCGGGCCGGGTTTATTGAGGTAGGGGTCCCGGACAATCTCTTGCCCTTGATGTCAAACAACGTTTCTAAGCTAATTAGCAACGCTTTGTCTCTTAACAAAGTTCCATACACTGTACCAAGTTACAAACATGGTTTCCCAACTTGGGTTAAGCCTGGGGACCGGAAACTCTTGCAGTCTTCTTCGTCTCCTAAGGCTAATATTGTGGTTGCACAAGATGGTTCAGGGAATTATAAGACGATAAAGGAGGCGATAAGTGCAGCTTCGTCACAGTCAGGAAGTGGAAGGTTTGTGATATACGTGAAGGCTGGGACATACAAAGAAAACGTTGAGATaaagttgaaaaatattatgttggTAGGAGATGGTATAGGAAAAACCATAATCACTGGGAGCAAAAGTGTTGGTGGAGGTTCTACAACCTTCAATTCAGCCACAATTG cTGTCGTGGGAGATGGATTCATTGCTCGCGACATCACTATAAGGAACACTGCTGGAGCAGCAAATCATCAAGCCGTGGCCCTTCGTTCTGGGTCCGATCTCTCGGTATTTTACAGGTGCAGCTTGGAAGGGTACCAAGACACCCTCTATGTCCATTCCCAAAGGCAATTCTATAGGGAATGTGACATATATGGTACAGTTGATTTCATATTTGGAAATGCTGCAGTTGTGTtgcaaaattgtaaaatttatgcTCGTTATCCTCCTAACAAGACCAACACTCTCACTGCCCAAGGTAGGACTGACCCTAATCAAAACACAGGAATTTCCATTCATGATTGTACAGTCAAGGCTGCTTCAGATTTAATGTCATCCCAGAGCTCAGTTAAGACATACTTAGGGAGGCCATGGAAGAAGTATTCACGCACGGTTTTTATGAAAACATACTTAGATAGCTTGATTGCTCCAGCTGGATGGAAGGAATGGAGTGGAAATTTTGCCCTCAATACCTTGTACTATGGGGAGTATGCCAACACGGGGCCAGGCTCATCGACTGCTAATAGAGTTAATTGGCCTGGCTACCATGTCATTACTAGTGCATCTATAGCTTCACAATACACCGTTGCAAACTTCATCTCTGGCGGTTCATGGTTGCCGGTTACCAACGTGCCTTACACAGTTGacctttaa